The Campylobacter showae DNA window TAAGCCCCTTAAACGGTGCTCGTCGCTGATCAAACAGGTTGCGTTCTGCTGATAGTTCTCTTATTGCTGGCTTTAAAATTTGCTGGTCTATATTGCACGCTTGATAGCTTTCGGGTATCCCTAAAAGCTCCTTGAAGTCTTTATATTTAATATGCCATAAACCAGTTTGCCTAAACTGCTTCAAATATCGATAAATGGTCTTTGCATACGTCCCGCTAAGCCCCACAAACTCGGCTAATTCATACCTTGTCCAGCCTTTTAGTGGGCTTGAAATATAGCGATCCTTAAAACCTTGTGATACCTGAACTCTTAAAATTCTATTTTTGGTGTCTGTTTCAAGCATGGGAAAAATAATCTCTTGCCGTAAATCCCCTTCATCATTGATTTCATACCGAAATTTAAACTCTTGCAGCTTACCGAGCTTATCTAAGATTTCTTTTCGATAGCTACTGCTGTCAGCTACTTGAGCCAACTCGAATACTTTATAAAAATCAAGTTCTAATATGTAGCCGTCCGTATTTCTAAACTGTTGCAAGATAGTAAAAAATACGTTTTGTTGCGCTTCCGTGAGAGTATTAAATTTTAGCTCGTGTAGCTCGTTTGAATATTTAACGACTTCGTTCATACAATAATCCATATATTATTTTATTATTGTATTATATAAAAAATAGAATAATAAATCAATACCATATATTATTTTTTATAATAGAAAAGTAGCGGAAAATCTATTATTGTATTTCGGAAAATCTATTATTGTATAAAAGGAAAATCTATTATTGTATTTCGGAAAATCTATTATTGTATGATGTCTAAACCCCTTGGTATCACGGCTCTAGCGAGACCCTAAAAGATATAAAAGAATTTAAAAAAGAGGTTAAAAGAAAACTTCGTCGCAAAAAATCGCAAAAATTGGCTTAAACACAATCGGAACCGGGGCGTGTGTACGTGCTTGTGCTTACGCACTGCGCACCGCCCCCTTACCCCCTATTCCGCCTTGCTTATGCGCTAAAGCGCCGCAAGGCTACCTCTTTTAGAGGATAATGTGAATTATCTGCTCAGCCCCATACCGCTACCGCTACGTTTGCGCTTTTCTCGGTCTTGCTCCTCTTTTTGCTCGAGAATCAGCCGTTTTGCATGCTCGATAAGGTTGCCAATAGTTGATTTAGCTCGCTGGAATAGTTGTTCAACTGCTCTTCTTGCGTCTTGATATAGTTTTCGTATCTCGTCATCTCTTTTTCTAATAGCTCTATATTCTGTCCATTGATTTGTATTTTCTTCGTCAAGTCGTCTATAACGCTCTCGTATTCGTTCTTGATGTTCTGCAGCAGCTCGTTGATTTCTTTTTCGTCTGTCGCTTTCCAGTCGTTTAGCCTCATCGCTAGATCGTTGCTGTAGTCTCGCTCTTGTTTCAACTCTAGGAGCAATTGCTTGACTTGCTGCGTCAATCTCTCGTTTTCTGTTATCAATTCCTCTTCTAATGCCGTCATCATCGCTTAATCCTCGATCGTCTTGATGTGTATGTAAGCCATATTGCCATCCGTTTGCACTTTCTCTTTGGGTATTTCGAGGAAATAATTGGTCGCTTTTTTGCTCTTGGTTCTCTCGACGTATCTCATTTCCTGCGGAATTTGCCACTGCGTTGCCGGGTTTATTTTGTTCCAGGTTATCCATATGCCCGAGCCTGCTCCGATCAGCGCGAATAATATCGCCGTTAGAGCCAAGGTCGTCCATTTGTAGGCGTTGGTCTGCTTGGCTGAGTCTTCTATCTTGCTGAATGTCGATTCTGCTTTTTGCTCGATGCTTTCTAGTTTTGAGTTCAAATTCTCCGATATTGTATTCATCTCGCTTTGATACAAGTTCGTTAATTTGGTCTCGGTATTGTTGAATTTCTGATTGAATATCTCGGTTATGATATTGACGTATTCTTCGGATTGTTTCTGCGCCGCGCTCTTCAAGCTCTCTAGCGTCTTTGAAATCTGCATAAATTCCTCCTTGAAGTCTATTTTTTTTGGTACTACCCGGCAGGATCACAGTGATCGAGTTTTTAGTCTCCCGGCTGATTTGTATATTTTCATCGCGTAGCAGTTCTAACATTTGAGCCCTGCTTTTGATTATTCCAGCTTCTACTAGCTCGTGTAAGGTTTTATCCAAAGCTTCAACGTTTGCGTAGTTTTTAATGTCTTTTTTGCTTGCGCTTATAGTATTTTTTCTGCCAGGATCGTCAGGATCGCTAAAGCCGTATTCGAGATTTACGGCTTTTTTCCAAAGATCGATCCTGGTAAGGTCGGGTTTTGAGTAGAAAAACGGATTAAAGCTCGTTCCCGTGACCAGGTCTATTTTCGGGATGATGAAATTTAGCTCCAGCCTACCGCCTTTGTCTTCGTGCTGCACCCACAAGATATTTACGCGCTCTTTCATAAAGTCGCCTAGTAGCGTGCGTTCAAAGTCAGCCATTATCTCTAGCTTAGTTTGTTCTGATATTCTTGCGGCGCTTTCTTGAAAGCTTAAAACTCCGAAGCATACCTTTTGTTTTTTTGAAATTTGGCTTATGATAGCCCTAGTTTGAGCCTCGTCGCCCTTTAAAATTTTTGCCGTACCCTGCTGTACTCTTTCGTTGAGGACGTAATTAACGCTACCTATACCGCCGCCGCTTTTACTGGGTAGAAATTTGACTATCATCGTTTTTTGCTTTTTTGCTCGTCTTGATGTTTGCTGTTTAGAAGCTTATAGATGCCCCTTAGGGCTTCAAACGACCTTGATATAATACTTAACCCTACCTTGTCAAGACTTTCGCCCTTGTTGAGCCTCGTAGCGATTTGATTGAGGTTATTACCCTGGCGCGATAACTCAAGGATAAGCTCTTTTGTGAGTGGCGTTTTCGTAAGAGATCGCGATAGCATCGAATTTACGGCGTATTTGGTAAAATTTACTCCCCCGTTCTCATCCATTTTTTCTTGAATTTTATTCCACTCCTCCGGCGTAAGACGCATTATTTTTGTGATGGTTCTAGTTTTTCCAGCTCTTTTTTTGCTTTTTGGAAAGCTTTTGTTCTGATCGTCAGTCATTACTCCTGCCTTTAATCCAGCTTAAAATTTCGCTTAAAAACCATAAAGGTATGATAACTCCCAGCAAACAGGCTAATAGAAAAAAGACTGAAGAGAATATCAGCCAGCCTAGCATAAAGACGATACCTAGTGCTACAACGTATATGCAGCAAATTAAAATTTTATTTTCTACGGACGAGTTATCGATCAAATTTAAACCTCTCAATTGTTACGGCACGAGTCGCTTAAGGGGGTTAAGGGGGATTTGCCCCCTTACGAGCACCGAACGTTATACGAAATGCGAAAGCATTACGTATATACGGGCGGTATGCTCGCCCTATAAAATATTTAACTATTTTTTAGAATTATAGCGCAAAAAGTTGGGGTTGTAAATAGGTGGGATGTTTGATATAATAAAAGCTAATCTCATCAAAAGGAAAACAATGAAAAAAATCGTTTTAGCTATGGTCGTTGCCGGGCTATGCTCTTTAAATTTGAGTGCCGGGGAACTGGAGGATAATATCAAGAAATGCGACGGCGGCGATGCGCAGGCTTGTTTGAAAGTATCTGACGCTTATTTTTCAATGGATGAGAATCACCCTAAAAGATCCGAATTTCATGAAAAAGCTTGTAATTTAAAAAATGCCGACGGTTGCATGTTGGTCGGGTTTAGCTATGAAAAAAAAGGCGATATGGCTAATGCTAAGAAATTTTATACTAGGGCTTGCGATTTAGGAAATGAAGTGGCTTGCACGATGAAGTAAAAAATTAAAAAATAAAGCCTGATCGCAAAATCAGGCTTTATTATCTAAGCGGTTAAAATATACCGCCAATCCCTTCCATAAAGAAGATATACTGAACCTCTTGGGCATATTTACGTTTTAAAATGACGTAGCAAGCTATGTTAATATAGTCTGCCTTATCATCCTCTAGCTTGTCTATATACATTTTTATAAGCTCTTTGGCGGCTTTCATAATATTGCCTCTACCTAGCGCAATAAAAATTTTATTTACTCTCTCGATCCTTTTGGTGCATCTTGCAGCCTCGTCGAGAAACTCATCGACCTTTTTGGCTACCGCCGGAGTAATACGCTCTATCGTAGCATCGGCTCGTAAGCCTAGTAGCCTAGAGATGATCATAACGTATTTTTCTTTGTCCTCAAGCGTAAGACTGTTATAATTAACGCCTGGTGTTGGTTGTGGTTGTCCCGGTATTCCTGGAAATCTTGACATGTTTCTATCCTTTTTTATTTTTTATGATTTGTTTGGTTTATAGTGTTGGTATTGCTATGCCCAACGCTAAATAAAGCGCTGCAACCCGCGAGGATCACTGAAAGCGCAACTAAAAATGCTATAATTGTTTTTTTCACTTAACAACTCCTTTTGTTTATTGTAATTCGGACAAAGGGGGTTTTATTCACTCAAACAATTTTTGCGTAATTCGAAATTTAAGGGCATAATACGCCCTAGCCTGAAATCTCTTGTTTAAAAAACATTGATAAATATCACGTTTTAAAAACGCCCGTAAAATGTTACTGTTTTGTTGATTTTTTGCTCTTTGTCCGCCACTGGCGGCTTATGAGCTGCTTGAATGTATTAAGTAGCCTTAAATCCGAATTACAGGGGGAATTATAGCAGAGGACGGCTTAAAAATTTATATAAATCTACTTAGTTTTTCTTGAATTGTAGTATAGTAAAAAATGATAACTCTTATTATTTATAATAATGCTGGTATTTAATATATATTAGCATTTAATCCTATTGCCTTGCTCTTCCCATTCCTTAGCTATTTTTTTGATTTGAGCTAGGTTGTCTTGGGCGGTTTGCCACTGATCTAGATCGAGCTGATTTTTCTTTTCGTTCTCGGCCGTAAAGATCAGAGCGTTGTAAATTCCACCTATTAGGCGCGCAGCAAAGTCTTTTTTGCCCATGATCGCGAATATTACGTCTTTTCCGCTATAAGCCGTATAATAAGGCCTATCTTTTGATGCTCAAATAGTAAAAAATCCAAAGAACCTGACTGTAGACATGGTGGAGATAGAAAATCCGCTTAAAAAGAAACCTTCTAAGCAAGATCCGGACTTTGATCGATAGCTAAATGCTAATGAAAATGTTTGTTTTCAATAGTAAAAGAGAGGAAAGCCCTAGTTTAGGGGCTTTTGAAAGGGGTATTTTTTAGTTTAAGGTTTATGGGCGGCAAGGCCGGGCGAAGCTTAAAGAGTAGGATGTCGTATTTTAGGGGGTTTGGGGTTTAAGGTTTCTAATGCCCGTTTTCTTTGTATGAAGATCCATCTTGTCAAAGCCATTTTAGGAGAAACGCGTCAAATTTCGCTTATAGATCCCCAATATTTCTATCGCATTATCGCTGATCGAAAAAGTAACAGTGTAGCCTTTAAAAATTAAATCTCTTATGTTTTCTCGGTCGATAGTCTTGTTTTTGCGGTAGGAGTAAGGCATATCCGGGATTTTTATGATCTGGGCTTTTAAATTTTGTATAAAAGTATCTGCCCTTGATTTACTATCTCTAGCGATATAATCGGCGATTTCGCCTAATTCATCCAAAAACTCACCGGCGTATTTAATTACCACTGATAGCCTCGCTTGGCTAGCTGCTGCGAAAATTCATTTTCTGAATAAAATTTGAGTTCGCCCTTGTCTAGTTTTTCAACGGTACGTTTTAGTTTTGCAGCATCGGTTTGGCTTATCTCGCCGATAAGTGCCTCGATCATATCGCCGTCAAGTTCTATTACGTTGATTTTTTCGCCAAATAGCTGCTTCATAGCGTTGATAATATCGCTAGTCAGCGTAAAGCCGTCTTTAGCTTGAAGCATAACTGCATTTGTCATTTCTTACTCCTTGTATTTACCGTCATTATATCGCACCGTTTTTAATGGCTGCCATTTTTTCTCTAATGATCGATCTTAGGTATTGCGTTCTATTCGTTCTGGTTATATAGCCCATTTCATCTAAAAAAGCTAGTTCGTCGCTGGATAGAAACATCGTGGTTCTTTTATTTGCTGGATTCGCGCTTTTTGGTCTGCCACCAGTTTTTTTCGTTTTAATAGCCGCGTCTTGGGCTTGAAAATCCGCAGTGGTTAAAATTTCTAATCCAGCTTCTGATAGGTCTAAATTTAGTTTGGCCATTATTTATTCTCCTTTATGTAATCTATGATCTTGTTATACATTTCGATAAAAGATCGGTATTGCCTCTTTGATAGTGGGCTTTCATCGTAAAGCTCGGTAAAGCTTTTACCCATAGTTATAGCGTTTTCAAAAGCTCTTGAGCTTTTTAGGACGAAAAATTTATTACATACTATTTTTGCGTTTTTAATTTCTAAGACGGTTTCGTCGAATTCTTTTTGAGAGGATATGTCCGTTATGATCCCTAAAATTCTACGGTCGAGCGGTCTTATTTGGGATATGGTGCTTGCAGCTCTTTTAATAGCGTTTGGATTCGGAGTGATCGGCACTATAATAAAATCGCAGCGCTTGAGGATATCGAATACTCCGGCCGAAGCAAATCCGCCGAAGTCGTAGATCGTATCGGGTGCGATCTCGCATCGATCCAATATTTTGCCTTTTTTATAAAACTGCGGCACTACCGAGTCGTCGTTGCTTTGCCAATTTAAGCCCAGGTCTTTTGCTAAACTAAAGCTCAGCGGCGTTTTTCCTACTCCGCCTTTTAATTGTAAAACCGCTAAAATCATGCTTATACCTTTTATATGTTAATAACATAAATATAATATTGTATGTTATCAACATATAGTATTATATTATTATTTAGTATAAGCTTAATGGTAGGCGTGTTGTTGATAAGTAATTAATAGTCTTATAAAAAGATCTGGATTTTTTATAGCTGTGTCAAGAAATCTACATTGGCGATTTAAAGATCCTGGCAAATTACAGCGATAATGGAGCGCCCTTGCCTTTGATTGCTAAACCGCACTCGGTCCATGGCAGGCTCACGAGTTTAAAAATTGCTGGTCATCCCTTGTTTAGTGATGACTGATTGTAATAGTATATAAATTTAGCAGTAAGACTAATAGCAAATAGGTTTTACTGATACTTAGTCATGGATAGTTAAATTTTAACTAGCTGTGGATTTTCTTTTTTAAGGGAGAAATTTTTAAGAATTATTTTAGAAATAAATTCTTGCTTGGTAAATTTAGCTTATGTTCTTTTAGGACACCGCTATTTGAAGCAAGGATCAAAGCATATCCGCCTTTACTCTGCCTATCCCAGAGTTTAAAAAAATCACTCTTTAAGCTTACATATTCGCCAAAGCTAGGATCCATGATCGTTACAAAATCTCCTGGATGATTTATGGCTATCACAAAGTGAGGAAAACGTGGATCATTTTCAATCTTGACAAGGACTGGAATATTTAGCTTATCAAATAAATTTCTATCTAATCGATAACCTTGTGCCTCATATCCGAGCTTAGCTGATGTTTCTTTTAGATCTTTAAAGCTTACCATGTCCGTATTTAGTGAATTTTTATTTTCTGACATTTTTTCAAGCACATCAAGCTCGTTAAGTTGTTTTATGTCGAGCATGCTTATTAGTGTAGCCAAAGATGAAGCTCCACAAGACTGCTCATAGCTTTGCCTTATAACATTTTCGTTTCTAAATTCATGATATGACTTAACAGCAAATTCTGCATTAAGGAACAATGGAATAAAGACGAAAGGAAAAAGTGCCCTTAGAATTTTTTCCATAAACTTACGCTAAAAATACTATCTGGTGCTGCACTAGATCCGCCAAGATTAGCTGAAAAGGAGATTGACATATCATCGCTTAGGCTGTAAGTAGAACCGACGCTATAGGTTGGAATTGAACGAACATTTGAGATTTTATTACCTCTTACTTTTTGCTCTGTTTGGTATCTTTGCTCTGCGCCTAGATCGAGAGTTATCTTTGGACTTAGCACGACAGACATATTACCGCCTATATTAAATGTATTGCCGTTTTCAATCTTGCCAATATTAAATTTCCTACTACTATTATAGCCAAACCCAGTATATAGTGACCATATAACTGGATCAGAGTAACCTCGTAAGGAAGCTTCAAAAGAGTAAGATTTTAGGTAAAAATTCTTTTTCTCATTGATCACCCTTTCTCTTGTAAGCAGAGCTGTTTGAAATTTTAGTTGCGGTACTACATCACCGATACTATCGCCTTTGTATATAAAGCCTAACCATAATGAATTAAAATCCGTTACATCTTTATGATCAAATTGATAGGTATTCACATTTGTAAATTCTTTTCTAGCATAGTATGCACCAAAAGAAGTTAATATGTCGAATTTTGGTGTAATCTTATAAATTAGGGTTTGATTTATGGAGAGCTGCTTTGTGTCATTGTATATGACTGGATCCCCAGTTATATTGATATTTGGGTATATATCATAAGAATTTGAATTTCCTGTGCTCATTACCGATAGCGTTGTTATACTTCTTAGACCTACTTGTTCTTTAAAAAGACTGTCGATCGTAACTGGATCTGAAGCTAATAGAAAATTTGCACCAAGAATTGGCAATACTAATACTTTCTTCAATATTATATCCTTATAAAATAGAAATTTAAGCTTTGATATTTATTGTTTTATTATTAAATTTGTAGCTGTCAGTTAAATTTATAAACGCCGTTTTTACTTCGTTTATGTCTAAATTTACGCCGTGTTGCTTTGACATTTTACTTAGAAATTCAAGCATTTCATTTAGCGCGTCTTTTGAGGTTTGGTTTGCGCTTTTCATAGTTTGCGCGTCTAAATTTTGCTGCATAGCTTTTTGCTGTTCGAGTCTTGCTTTTTGGGCTCTTTCTTGTAGCTTTTTAAGCATCTCTTTAAAGTCTTTATCCATTTGCTCGAATAAAATTTGTAAAGGATCTTTTGGAGTGTCAGTTTCCTCTTTTTTAGATGTATTTTTAGCTCTTTGATTTATATTATCAAGCGCACGATGAAATTTTATAAATTCTTTCATTGGCTCACTTAGTGCATTAAACTCTTCATCCGAAACTCTATCAGGGTCATGGTTTAAAAGCCAAAGCTGTATTTGTTTATTGTATTCATCGGCATCTAGATTTTTATTGTATCCGTTTAATATCCCTACATATGTCGTTTCCCCTTCGGTCGTCCTCAAATTTTCATTTAAAATACCAACCAAAAGCCCTCCTTTTGTAATGGAGCCATCTTTGTTTGTATACTTGTCTCGTGTAGTATTGAAATTTAGTCCATTAGGTGTAAATGTCTCTTTGCCATTATTGTTGTTATCAAAAATATCAGTCGATGGTTTTAGTTTATTGCCATTGGTGTAATACTCACGAGTAGAGCGATTGTAAAAAGTATTACTCAAAGATCTACCTTTGTTTATTCTTGGGTCAAAGCTAAGCTCTGCAGAAAAATAATCGGATGCAGTATTGTATTTTTTGGTGATCCTTAGTGTCTTTTTATCGTATTCGTAGCCTTGTGGAAATTTTGAGATCTCGTCTGTTGTAAAGCTCTCTTTTGAGTTCAATATCTTTTCATCTACAAGCTGGGTCAAGACTTTATAGGCATTTCCAACTGTCTTTGCAATGTCAACACTTTTAAAGGAACGAGAGAATTCATGTCTAGTTCTTACACCAACGAGTGATTTTATAGTGTCCGAGTGGATTTTATAGTCATCTGGTATGCCTGCATCTTTATTGAATTCGCTCATAAAGTAGCCGTCTTTATCAACCTTGTAGCCTAAAACACTATCATTAGTATCGGCAATATCACTGTTTTGAATTTTACTCTTAGTAACTGAAATATTTGAAACAATAGTTTGAGTGCTATTTGATATTTTCATAACTAAATCCTTTAAAGCCCCAAATGGGGCTTTATAATTATCGGTAGTTTACTACCAATGCTCTATTGAGATTATTTTTCTCATAGCGCATTGCATCAGAGGCTATATAGCTTGATAAATCAGCATTGCGTAGTTTATATGCTGTGCCGTTTGCAAAACCTAATACGATGGCTCCCTGACTAAAAGTAGGGATAGGCACACCAAAAGCACCTGTCCTAGTAACCTTAGTAGCTGTTATCATTAGATATTCATCCTTGCTTGGATCCGCAACGCTTACAGCTTCCCTATATCTTTGTTCTGCCCAATAACCACTTCCAGCACTATCATTCTGATAATATCCTAGTGCTTTTTTGTTTCTCTCCTCATCACTTAACCTAACCAGTTTACCTATCTGAACAAGAGAGGTAGAGCCAGATTTTATATTTATAAGCTCATAATAATCACTAGATACATAATATCCACCTTTTATGCTATTCATTTCTGCGGCATCTAATTTTTTGATGCCAAAGTCAACATCACTCAATGCCCCGCCCGTAGCTTTAGATAAGAAATCATCGGCATTCAAGCTAGCTGTTGCTACTAAAGCACCTAGAAGCGCCACTTTAAAAACTTTTAACATCGTGTCTCCTTTATAAGAATTGTTATCAACAATGGATTATAGCATATTTTTTAAAGATTTAACCATTATTGATAAAAAATTATTACACCAGTATTCAATTTATTCCTAAGAGCTCGAATATATCGATTATTTGGATCTTAAAATTATATATCTTTAAATTAGATTTATAAGCCATTTTATTTTAACCCTTTTTCCCAGCTATCCAAGATCCTTTTCATCTGTGTGATCTTATCTTGCTCGTTTTGCCACTGATCTAAATCTAAAGACTGCCTCTTTTCGGTATCTGCCATAAAGATTAGAGCCTTATAAATTCCACCAAGCAACCGCTTCATAAATTCTTTTTTCCCTAGCACCGCAAACAACGTTTGCTTTTCACTAAAAGCAGTAAAATATGGTCTGCTATCAGCTTCTATCTTTGTGATCCTAAAAATTTCGCCCTTAGATCGAGGCTCATCAGATATGGAATAGTAAAAACCATAAAAGACACTAGGATCTTGACCTGATCTTTTGTATCTTTGCTCCAAATATTTCATTATCTGGTTTGCCTGTTTGTCAGTCTTATTCCCAAAATTTACCCTTATCCTGACAATCTTCTTGCCTTGTTTTTCGATCGGTTCGATACTATAAATTTCAAGATCGCTTTTAGCATTGATCTCTTTAACAGCAGGCATTAATACAAATCGACTAATATCTGTAAAATCTTTATAGCTTTTTGGTAAAACAAGCATTTTTTTAAGTGCTTCGATCTCAATATCTCTATAAGAGAGCAGCCGATAG harbors:
- a CDS encoding replication initiation protein is translated as MNEVVKYSNELHELKFNTLTEAQQNVFFTILQQFRNTDGYILELDFYKVFELAQVADSSSYRKEILDKLGKLQEFKFRYEINDEGDLRQEIIFPMLETDTKNRILRVQVSQGFKDRYISSPLKGWTRYELAEFVGLSGTYAKTIYRYLKQFRQTGLWHIKYKDFKELLGIPESYQACNIDQQILKPAIRELSAERNLFDQRRAPFKGLMIKKIKSGRNIDALEFYFEPQPISDIEHDKKENRRNLDTIASDIKRQDMLRELKRSNPITGKAVNDFDPYIGRYLRIYNEKMNVTDILKIQSFEQSGEQIEVKLFNVDDEYSTVMRFDNFKHFKNTFERYGD
- a CDS encoding mobilization protein yields the protein MIVKFLPSKSGGGIGSVNYVLNERVQQGTAKILKGDEAQTRAIISQISKKQKVCFGVLSFQESAARISEQTKLEIMADFERTLLGDFMKERVNILWVQHEDKGGRLELNFIIPKIDLVTGTSFNPFFYSKPDLTRIDLWKKAVNLEYGFSDPDDPGRKNTISASKKDIKNYANVEALDKTLHELVEAGIIKSRAQMLELLRDENIQISRETKNSITVILPGSTKKNRLQGGIYADFKDARELEERGAETIRRIRQYHNRDIQSEIQQYRDQINELVSKRDEYNIGEFELKTRKHRAKSRIDIQQDRRLSQADQRLQMDDLGSNGDIIRADRSRLGHMDNLEQNKPGNAVANSAGNEIRRENQEQKSDQLFPRNTQRESANGWQYGLHTHQDDRGLSDDDGIRRGIDNRKREIDAASQAIAPRVETRARLQQRSSDEAKRLESDRRKRNQRAAAEHQERIRERYRRLDEENTNQWTEYRAIRKRDDEIRKLYQDARRAVEQLFQRAKSTIGNLIEHAKRLILEQKEEQDREKRKRSGSGMGLSR
- a CDS encoding plasmid mobilization protein, giving the protein MTDDQNKSFPKSKKRAGKTRTITKIMRLTPEEWNKIQEKMDENGGVNFTKYAVNSMLSRSLTKTPLTKELILELSRQGNNLNQIATRLNKGESLDKVGLSIISRSFEALRGIYKLLNSKHQDEQKSKKR
- a CDS encoding sel1 repeat family protein, which encodes MKKIVLAMVVAGLCSLNLSAGELEDNIKKCDGGDAQACLKVSDAYFSMDENHPKRSEFHEKACNLKNADGCMLVGFSYEKKGDMANAKKFYTRACDLGNEVACTMK
- a CDS encoding type II toxin-antitoxin system RelE/ParE family toxin → MVIKYAGEFLDELGEIADYIARDSKSRADTFIQNLKAQIIKIPDMPYSYRKNKTIDRENIRDLIFKGYTVTFSISDNAIEILGIYKRNLTRFS
- a CDS encoding spore coat protein CotH, which gives rise to MILAVLQLKGGVGKTPLSFSLAKDLGLNWQSNDDSVVPQFYKKGKILDRCEIAPDTIYDFGGFASAGVFDILKRCDFIIVPITPNPNAIKRAASTISQIRPLDRRILGIITDISSQKEFDETVLEIKNAKIVCNKFFVLKSSRAFENAITMGKSFTELYDESPLSKRQYRSFIEMYNKIIDYIKENK
- a CDS encoding cysteine peptidase family C39 domain-containing protein, giving the protein MEKILRALFPFVFIPLFLNAEFAVKSYHEFRNENVIRQSYEQSCGASSLATLISMLDIKQLNELDVLEKMSENKNSLNTDMVSFKDLKETSAKLGYEAQGYRLDRNLFDKLNIPVLVKIENDPRFPHFVIAINHPGDFVTIMDPSFGEYVSLKSDFFKLWDRQSKGGYALILASNSGVLKEHKLNLPSKNLFLK
- a CDS encoding Cj0814 family flagellar-dependent secreted protein, translated to MKISNSTQTIVSNISVTKSKIQNSDIADTNDSVLGYKVDKDGYFMSEFNKDAGIPDDYKIHSDTIKSLVGVRTRHEFSRSFKSVDIAKTVGNAYKVLTQLVDEKILNSKESFTTDEISKFPQGYEYDKKTLRITKKYNTASDYFSAELSFDPRINKGRSLSNTFYNRSTREYYTNGNKLKPSTDIFDNNNNGKETFTPNGLNFNTTRDKYTNKDGSITKGGLLVGILNENLRTTEGETTYVGILNGYNKNLDADEYNKQIQLWLLNHDPDRVSDEEFNALSEPMKEFIKFHRALDNINQRAKNTSKKEETDTPKDPLQILFEQMDKDFKEMLKKLQERAQKARLEQQKAMQQNLDAQTMKSANQTSKDALNEMLEFLSKMSKQHGVNLDINEVKTAFINLTDSYKFNNKTINIKA
- a CDS encoding replication initiation protein; this encodes MPEHDDIVILDKGFTRNQSRTSPAISTARAKMSANELKAFYQISTLVKQDDTDFLIYEISSDDFVKKLGFSETNDSYIKDLCRGLLKQIFEIERPDGTWEAYSIFSSFKFKPKVRTITVRFNDEMKPFLLELTQYTKIHQVEYIRQFESKYAIRIYALLKDYRLLSYRDIEIEALKKMLVLPKSYKDFTDISRFVLMPAVKEINAKSDLEIYSIEPIEKQGKKIVRIRVNFGNKTDKQANQIMKYLEQRYKRSGQDPSVFYGFYYSISDEPRSKGEIFRITKIEADSRPYFTAFSEKQTLFAVLGKKEFMKRLLGGIYKALIFMADTEKRQSLDLDQWQNEQDKITQMKRILDSWEKGLK